One Oryza sativa Japonica Group chromosome 8, ASM3414082v1 DNA window includes the following coding sequences:
- the LOC4345752 gene encoding guanine nucleotide-binding protein subunit gamma 4-like gives MGEAPRPKSPPRYPDLCGRRRLQLEMQILNREVGFLEQELQGLERIQPVSRCCKDVNEFVGAKSDPLIPINKRKHRSCSLYRWIRSKLCNCLLCLCCWCRCLPKPKKPSCFSCSCCSCCDTSCCRPSCGCLKAPSSCCCKSNCSCCSSDCCTCSLPSCGCTGCGHCRPLCGGGGGCCPPSDCCSSCKCSCSSCTRCCSSCAGGCKPSCSGCGTGCSSCGGGCCPKCSSCAAPCVGCLALLRRWLSCRSSCCKGQPSCCKCQSSCCEGEPSCCCCCGGGKGSSACCCGRPCCLGGATPAPSCPECSCGCSCSCPRCKDGCSRPSCGNPCCAGGCLC, from the exons ATGGGGGAGGCGCCGAGGCCCAAGTCGCCGCCGAGGTACCCGGACCtgtgcggccggcggcggctgcagctgGAGATGCAGATCCTCAACCGGGAGGTCGGCTTCCTCGAG CAAGAGCTACAGGGACTTGAACGGATTCAGCCGGTCTCGAGGTGTTGCAAAGA TGTCAACGAATTTGTTGGTGCAAAGTCGGATCCGCTTATACCAAT AAACAAAAGGAAACACAGATCTTGCAGCCTCTATCGGTGGATCAG ATCGAAATTGTGCAACTGCTTGTTATGCCTCTGCTGTTGGTGCCGGTGCCTCCCAAAGCCCAAGAAACCGAGCTGCTTCAGTTGTTCTTGCTGCTCCTGCTGCGACACATCGTGCTGTAGACCGAGCTGCGGCTGCCTCAAGGCCCCTTCTTCGTGCTGCTGCAAATCCAactgcagctgctgcagcagcgATTGCTGCACCTGCAGCCTTCCCAGCTGCGGCTGCACAGGCTGCGGCCACTGCCGACCGttgtgtggcggcggcggcggctgctgtcCGCCCAGCGACTGCTGCTCCAGCTGCAAGTGCTCGTGCTCGTCCTGCACGCGGTGCTGTAGCAGCTGCGCCGGCGGCTGCAAGCCGAGCTGCAGCGGCTGCGGCACGGGGTGCTcgtcctgcggcggcggctgctgccccAAGTGCTCGTCCTGCGCGGCGCCGTGCGTCGGCTGCCTGGCTCTGCTCCGGCGGTGGCTGAGCTGCCGGTCGTCGTGCTGCAAGGGGCAGCCGTCCTGCTGCAAGTGCCAGTCGTCGTGCTGCGAGGGGGAGccttcctgctgctgctgctgcggcggcgggaaggGATCGTCGGCGTGCTGCTGCGGCAGGCCTTGCTGCCTCGGAggcgcgacgccggcgccgtcgtgccCCGAGTGCTCCTGCGGCTGCTCGTGCTCCTGCCCGAGGTGCAAAGATGGGTGCAGCCGCCCGTCGTGTGGCAATCCGTGCTGTGCCGGCGGATGCTTATGCTGA